Proteins encoded in a region of the Hemiscyllium ocellatum isolate sHemOce1 chromosome 10, sHemOce1.pat.X.cur, whole genome shotgun sequence genome:
- the LOC132819272 gene encoding interferon-inducible GTPase 5-like has product FACYNLTDVKHLINIYRHGGLSALQSETEKISNKFKNVKINIAVMGASGVGKSTLVNALRGVDNNDKDAAPIDVVESTMERKCYRHPTVPNVIYWDTPGVGSLKVKVNKFLKDTKFSDFDFGLLVSDHRFREEDEILVKAMKKAGKPIFFVRSKIDQSLLSERKKPGYSKEQVFHKISNYCSSSLAQMGVKDERIFLISCEDLDKYEFPELRRAVDAILPEIKRNVFLFSLPNRSIDIIKKKQEHLKFFIRGVTVVSAGYGAVPIPGLSLACDLALITSALLYMHNVLGLKTSTLEKLAKSLGKSVSELQANTNDTWIFEEIDPNLVQILLMRDNTKLLLTAAEPVLDFVPIFGTIFGVTSSAYVTYTVLTEALEDMVNAAKTVLKNAYDLA; this is encoded by the coding sequence TTTGCATGTTATAATTTAACAGATGTTAAACATCTGATAAACATATATCGTCATGGTGGATTGTCAGCTCTTCAATCAGAGACAGAGAAAATATCcaacaaatttaaaaatgtgaagattaaTATTGCAGTGATGGGTGCATCGGGAGTCGGGAAATCCACTTTAGTCAATGCACTGAGAGGCGTGGATAACAATGATAAAGATGCAGCTCCCATTGATGTTGTAGAAAGCACAATGGAACGCAAATGCTACAGACATCCCACTGTACCCAATGTGATATACTGGGACACCCCTGGAGTCGGCTCACTCAAGGTTAAAGTTAACAAGTTCCTCAAAGATACCAAGTTTTCAGATTTTGACTTTGGTTTGCTTGTTAGTGATCACCGCTTCAGAGAAGAAGATGAAATCCTGGTCAAAGCGATGAAGAAGGCAGGTAAACCGATCTTCTTTGTGCGCTCGAAGATCGACCAGTCTCTCTTGTCTGAGAGAAAGAAACCTGGTTACAGCAAAGAGCAAGTATTTCATAAAATCAGCAATTATTGTTCCAGCTCATTGGCCCAAATGGGTGTGAAAGATGAACGTATCTTTCTCATATCATGTGAAGATCTGGATAAGTATGAATTCCCTGAATTGCGCAGGGCAGTGGATGCTATCCTACCAGAAATAAAGAGGAATGTGTTTTTGTTCTCTCTACCAAACAGATCCATAGATATTATCAAAAAGAAACAAGAACATCTGAAGTTTTTCATCCGTGGGGTTACTGTGGTCTCTGCAGGCTACGGTGCCGTTCCAATTCCAGGGCTATCCCTAGCCTGTGACCTAGCCCTGATTACCTCAGCACTGCTGTACATGCATAACGTTCTGGGTCTGAAAACCTCCACACTTGAAAAGCTGGCTAAGTCCTTGGGAAAATCTGTGAGTGAGCTGCAAGCTAATACCAATGACACATGGATTTTTGAAGAGATTGATCCAAACCTGGTGCAGATATTGCTCATGCGGGATAACACCAAGTTGCTTCTAACGGCAGCCGAACCAGTCCTGGACTTTGTCCCAATCTTTGGCACAATCTTTGGGGTAACCTCATCTGCTTATGTAACCTACACTGTCCTGACTGAGGCACTGGAAGACATGGTGAACGCTGCAAAAACAGTCCTAAAGAATGCCTATGACCTTGCTTAA